In the genome of Desulfovibrio desulfuricans, one region contains:
- the selB gene encoding selenocysteine-specific translation elongation factor produces the protein MAVVLGTAGHIDHGKTSLVRALTGIDCDRLQEEKRRGITIELGFAWVDLPGGERMGIVDVPGHERFVKNMVAGAAGVDMVMLVIAADEGIMPQTREHLEICSLLGIRTGLVALTKTDMVDADWLEMVQEEVRGFLAGTFLDGAPIFPVSATTGEGIDALRDYLVRTAADLPAQRRSDIFRLPVDRVFSMKGHGTVVTGTVISGVCNLGDELRFMPADLPTRARGLQRHGKPADSVQPGQRCAVNVQGLDVDDIDRGFVLARPGELFPSSRWLVRLTCLSSAPRALRQRVEIHFHHGTRECAARVVFRDRDKLAPGETALAELRFKEPMVGVFGDHCVLRAYSPLRTVAGGLLVSPLPPELRAKDPELADKLRQLQALPELHNAAEAMGGGKAEAKARDEARAQMLGGALTLCGAGGADEARLRALTGLARPAVEAALQMLSTRGEALCWDKESRCWIAKIPFEKLLAACLERGAELHRREPLKPGFTRGALCTGWSRNLPPKLVQKVLDQAMKQGLLVTEGEGLRLQSHIVSLAADQAGLRQKLLDAHASAGLTPPNAKDVLEALGVTPKEAAPVLHLLCESGDLVKIKDGLYYHGPVLTDILDRVRGWFASHDNLDVAGLKELLGLSRKFLIALLEYMDNERITVRVGDQRRYRGR, from the coding sequence ATGGCAGTAGTGCTAGGCACGGCGGGGCACATCGACCACGGCAAGACATCGCTTGTAAGGGCGCTTACGGGCATCGACTGCGACCGCCTGCAGGAGGAGAAACGCCGGGGCATCACTATTGAGCTGGGCTTTGCCTGGGTGGATCTGCCTGGCGGCGAACGGATGGGCATTGTGGACGTGCCGGGCCACGAGCGCTTTGTCAAAAACATGGTGGCCGGGGCGGCGGGCGTTGACATGGTCATGCTGGTCATTGCCGCCGACGAGGGCATCATGCCGCAAACCCGCGAGCACCTTGAAATATGCTCCCTGCTTGGCATCCGCACCGGCCTTGTGGCCCTTACCAAGACCGACATGGTGGATGCCGACTGGCTTGAAATGGTGCAGGAAGAAGTGCGCGGCTTTCTGGCGGGCACATTTCTTGACGGCGCACCGATTTTTCCCGTTTCTGCTACCACCGGCGAGGGCATAGACGCCCTGCGCGACTACCTTGTACGCACGGCGGCCGACCTGCCAGCCCAGCGCCGCAGCGATATTTTTCGCCTGCCGGTGGACCGTGTTTTCAGCATGAAGGGCCATGGCACGGTGGTGACCGGCACGGTCATCTCCGGCGTGTGCAATCTGGGCGACGAGCTGCGCTTTATGCCAGCCGACCTGCCCACACGCGCCCGTGGGCTGCAACGCCACGGCAAGCCTGCGGACTCGGTACAGCCGGGGCAGCGCTGCGCCGTCAACGTACAGGGCCTTGACGTGGACGACATCGACCGGGGCTTTGTGCTGGCGCGGCCAGGCGAGCTGTTTCCCTCCAGCCGATGGCTGGTGCGTCTTACCTGCCTTTCATCTGCCCCCAGGGCCCTGCGCCAGAGGGTTGAGATACATTTTCACCACGGCACGCGCGAATGCGCGGCGCGGGTGGTCTTTCGCGACAGGGACAAGCTGGCCCCCGGCGAAACAGCTCTGGCGGAGCTGCGCTTCAAGGAGCCCATGGTGGGCGTGTTTGGCGACCACTGCGTGCTGCGCGCCTACTCGCCACTGCGCACTGTGGCGGGCGGCCTGCTGGTCAGCCCGCTGCCGCCCGAGCTGCGGGCAAAAGATCCTGAACTGGCCGACAAGCTGCGCCAGCTGCAGGCCCTGCCCGAGCTGCACAACGCGGCAGAGGCCATGGGCGGCGGCAAGGCCGAGGCCAAGGCGCGCGACGAGGCCCGCGCCCAGATGCTTGGCGGCGCGCTGACCCTGTGCGGGGCAGGCGGCGCCGACGAGGCGCGCCTGCGCGCCCTGACAGGCCTTGCCCGACCGGCTGTGGAGGCTGCCCTGCAGATGCTCTCCACCCGTGGCGAGGCCCTGTGCTGGGACAAGGAAAGCCGCTGCTGGATTGCCAAAATTCCCTTTGAAAAACTGCTGGCGGCCTGCCTCGAAAGGGGGGCGGAACTGCACCGCCGCGAACCGCTCAAGCCTGGCTTTACCCGTGGCGCGCTGTGCACGGGCTGGAGCCGCAACCTGCCGCCCAAGCTGGTGCAAAAGGTTCTGGACCAGGCCATGAAGCAGGGGCTGCTGGTTACTGAGGGCGAAGGCCTGCGCCTGCAGTCCCACATTGTAAGCCTTGCGGCCGACCAGGCCGGGCTGCGGCAAAAGCTGCTGGACGCGCACGCCTCGGCGGGCCTTACGCCGCCCAACGCCAAAGATGTGCTCGAGGCGCTGGGGGTCACGCCCAAGGAGGCCGCCCCGGTACTGCACCTGCTCTGCGAATCGGGCGATCTCGTCAAGATCAAGGACGGCCTGTACTATCACGGCCCGGTCCTGACCGATATTCTCGACCGCGTGCGCGGCTGGTTTGCCAGCCACGACAATCTGGATGTGGCGGGCCTCAAGGAATTGCTGGGCCTTTCGCGCAAGTTCCTCATCGCACTGCTTGAATACATGGACAACGAGCGTATAACGGTGCGCGTCGGCGACCAGCGCCGGTATCGCGGCCGCTGA
- a CDS encoding FAD-dependent oxidoreductase has translation MSEKILVVGGVALGPKAACRCKRLMPDAEVTLVDENVFISYGGCGIPYYVSGEIQNLDDLRSTPYHTVRDPDFFRDMKGITVRTQTRAMAIDRAAKTLLVKDVVSGKEEKLPYDKLVLATGASPRVPPIEGKELKNVLSLTRLEAAGAIRAACQEGKVSEAVIVGGGFIGLEAAVALADMWGVKVSVVEMMDQILPGVLSQPLSFMAANDCKAHKVDVFTSEKVLRLEGANGTVAKVVTDKREIPAQLVIFAAGFIPNGQIAKDAGLEVAPFGAVVVDEHMRTTDPAIYAGGDCVAIKNIITGKMGYLPLGSMANRQGRVIGTNLAGGNASFPGFVGSWAVKLFDLAFCGVGLTIDRARKEGFDAMSVSVEQLDHAHFFPEKSMMSLELVVDKATRRVLGIQGACVDPDSLKARIDAVAAALQYSKPTVEDISNLEVAYAPPFASAMDVVNVVANVADNALAGRFTPVTADKFMQLWQHRKENHVFFIDARPAAAGKSVQEKHPDWHAMPLEEIAARVGEVPRDRPVAIICNTGLRAYDGLLVLARNGITDVVNSTGGMQAAIKMGLSV, from the coding sequence ATGTCTGAAAAAATTCTGGTAGTAGGCGGTGTTGCCCTGGGGCCCAAGGCGGCGTGCCGCTGCAAGCGCCTCATGCCCGATGCGGAAGTGACGCTCGTGGACGAAAACGTCTTCATTTCCTACGGCGGCTGCGGCATCCCCTACTATGTATCCGGTGAAATACAGAACCTCGACGATCTGCGCTCCACGCCATACCACACCGTGCGCGACCCGGATTTTTTCCGCGACATGAAGGGCATTACCGTTCGCACCCAAACCCGCGCCATGGCCATTGACCGGGCGGCCAAAACCCTGCTGGTCAAAGATGTCGTCTCCGGCAAGGAAGAAAAGCTGCCGTACGACAAGCTGGTGCTCGCCACCGGCGCAAGCCCCCGCGTGCCTCCCATTGAGGGCAAGGAGCTTAAAAACGTGCTGTCCCTCACCCGGCTGGAAGCGGCCGGGGCCATACGCGCCGCCTGCCAGGAGGGCAAGGTGAGCGAGGCTGTCATTGTGGGCGGCGGCTTTATCGGGCTGGAAGCTGCGGTGGCGCTGGCCGACATGTGGGGCGTCAAGGTCAGCGTGGTGGAAATGATGGACCAGATTCTGCCCGGCGTACTGTCGCAGCCCCTGTCATTCATGGCGGCCAACGACTGCAAGGCCCACAAGGTCGACGTTTTCACCTCTGAAAAAGTGCTGCGTCTTGAGGGCGCAAACGGCACGGTTGCCAAGGTGGTCACGGACAAGCGCGAAATACCCGCCCAGCTGGTGATTTTTGCTGCGGGCTTTATCCCCAACGGACAGATCGCCAAGGACGCCGGACTCGAAGTTGCGCCCTTTGGCGCTGTAGTGGTGGACGAGCACATGCGCACCACCGACCCCGCCATCTATGCGGGCGGCGACTGCGTTGCCATCAAAAACATCATCACCGGCAAGATGGGCTATCTGCCTCTGGGCAGCATGGCCAACCGCCAGGGGCGCGTCATCGGCACCAACCTGGCTGGCGGCAATGCCAGCTTCCCCGGCTTTGTGGGATCGTGGGCGGTCAAACTCTTCGACCTCGCCTTCTGCGGCGTGGGCCTTACCATTGACCGCGCCCGCAAGGAAGGCTTTGACGCCATGAGCGTCAGCGTGGAGCAGCTGGACCACGCCCACTTTTTCCCCGAAAAATCCATGATGAGCCTCGAGCTGGTTGTGGACAAGGCCACCAGGCGCGTGCTTGGCATCCAGGGGGCCTGCGTGGATCCCGATTCGCTCAAGGCCCGCATTGATGCTGTGGCCGCAGCCCTGCAATACTCCAAGCCCACTGTGGAGGACATCTCCAACCTTGAGGTCGCCTACGCCCCGCCCTTTGCCTCGGCCATGGACGTGGTCAACGTGGTCGCCAACGTGGCCGACAACGCCCTGGCCGGGCGCTTTACCCCTGTTACCGCCGACAAGTTCATGCAGCTATGGCAGCATCGTAAAGAAAACCACGTGTTCTTTATAGATGCCCGCCCGGCGGCGGCAGGCAAGTCGGTGCAGGAAAAGCACCCCGACTGGCACGCCATGCCGCTTGAAGAAATAGCCGCCAGGGTGGGCGAGGTTCCCAGGGACCGCCCCGTGGCCATTATCTGCAACACGGGTCTGCGGGCGTATGACGGCCTGCTGGTTCTTGCCCGCAACGGCATAACAGATGTGGTAAACTCCACAGGCGGCATGCAGGCGGCCATCAAAATGGGGCTTTCCGTTTAG
- the nifJ gene encoding pyruvate:ferredoxin (flavodoxin) oxidoreductase, whose translation MAHMKTMDGNNATAHIAYALSETAAIYPITPSSVMGEVMDQLATKGTKNLLGQTVNVREMQSEAGAAGAVHGMLSAGTLTSTYTASQGLLLMIPNMYKIAGELLPGVFHVSARALASHALSIFGDHQDVMAARQTGFCFLASSSVQECMDLALVAHLSAIDASLPFCHFFDGFRTSHEVQKIETIDYEDIRPLVNWEKVAEFRATAMNPEHPHIRGTAQNPDIYFQNREASNLYYDAVPGIVLDNMKKVESITGRKYRLFDYVGHPEADRVIVSMGSSCEVIEETVKYLNALGQRVGLVKVHLFRPFSTEHMLRALPASVTTITVLDRTKESGALGEPLYQDVCTAFLEKGEAPTLVGGRYGLGSKDFTPGMAKAVFDNMMALQPKNHFTVGINDDITYLSLDVEEEIDTVPAGTVQCKFFGLGADGTVGANKQAIKIIGDNTDLYAQAYFAYDSKKSGGFTVSHLRFGKEPITSSYLITKADYVACHKAAYVTQYDILEGIKDGGTFVLNSNWSLADMEKHLPASMKRVIARKKLKFYNVDAVKVAQEVGLGGRINMIMQTAFFKLANVLDFEKAVNLLKESIKKTYGSKGDKIVNMNIAAVDKGMDALEEVKYPASWAKATEGAAACHCDEDEYISAVVRPILAQQGDKLPVSAMDPAGFMPLGTAACEKRGCAIDVPEWQVENCIQCCQCSFVCPHAAIRPVLATEEELAGAPASFATKDAIGKELKGMKFRIQVYAEDCLGCGSCADVCPAKVKALVMKPLETQLAAQKENLEFAEANITLKDQLMSRDTVKGSQLQQPLHEFSGACAGCGETPYVKVLTQMFGERMLVANATGCSSIWGASSPTTPYCTNKDGFGPAWGNSLFEDAAEYGCGMGIAYQQRRALLSMKVEEALKDEAASPELKEALKGWLDNKEDADGSRKYGEMIMDNLEGFDSPLAHELWHMDDLFTKKSVWIFGGDGWGYDIGYGGLDHVLASGDDINVLLMDTEVYSNTGGQSSKATPLGAVAQFAAAGKRTGKKDLGRMAMTYGYVYVASVSMGADKQQVLKAFREAEAYKGPSLIIAYAPCINQGLRKGMGKSQEEAKMAVLSGYWPLYRYNPELAKEKKNPFQLDSKAPSANIQEFLGGETRFASLEKMNPEASKKLRAELADAYAERYAMLKQMANLPYPDASAE comes from the coding sequence ATGGCTCATATGAAAACTATGGACGGCAACAACGCCACTGCGCACATTGCCTACGCTCTGTCGGAAACGGCAGCCATTTACCCCATTACTCCCTCGTCCGTGATGGGCGAAGTCATGGACCAGCTGGCCACCAAGGGCACCAAAAACCTGCTCGGCCAGACCGTTAACGTGCGTGAAATGCAGTCCGAAGCAGGCGCCGCTGGCGCAGTGCACGGCATGCTTTCCGCCGGTACGCTTACCTCCACCTACACGGCATCGCAGGGTCTGCTGCTCATGATCCCCAACATGTACAAAATCGCCGGCGAACTTCTTCCCGGCGTTTTTCATGTTTCGGCTCGCGCCCTGGCCTCCCATGCACTGTCCATCTTTGGCGACCATCAGGACGTGATGGCTGCCCGCCAGACCGGTTTCTGCTTTCTTGCTTCCTCCTCCGTGCAGGAATGCATGGACCTGGCCCTGGTGGCGCATCTTTCGGCCATCGACGCCAGCCTGCCCTTCTGCCACTTTTTCGACGGATTCCGCACCTCGCACGAAGTGCAGAAGATCGAAACCATTGATTACGAAGACATCCGTCCCCTGGTGAACTGGGAAAAGGTGGCCGAATTCCGCGCCACCGCCATGAACCCCGAGCACCCGCACATTCGCGGCACCGCCCAGAACCCCGACATCTACTTCCAGAACCGTGAAGCTTCCAACCTTTATTACGACGCCGTTCCCGGCATCGTGCTTGACAACATGAAGAAGGTCGAATCCATCACCGGCCGCAAGTACCGCCTGTTCGACTACGTGGGTCACCCCGAAGCCGACCGCGTTATCGTGTCCATGGGTTCCTCCTGTGAAGTCATCGAAGAAACGGTCAAGTACCTCAACGCCCTGGGCCAGCGCGTGGGCCTCGTGAAGGTTCACCTGTTCCGTCCTTTCTCCACCGAGCACATGCTGCGCGCCCTGCCCGCCAGCGTGACCACCATCACCGTGCTTGACCGCACCAAGGAAAGTGGCGCTCTTGGCGAACCCCTGTATCAGGACGTGTGCACCGCCTTCCTCGAAAAGGGCGAAGCTCCCACCCTGGTGGGCGGCCGTTACGGCCTGGGTTCCAAGGACTTCACGCCCGGCATGGCCAAGGCCGTGTTCGACAACATGATGGCCCTGCAGCCCAAAAACCACTTCACCGTGGGCATCAACGACGACATCACCTACCTCTCCCTTGATGTGGAAGAGGAAATCGACACCGTGCCCGCCGGCACCGTGCAGTGCAAGTTCTTCGGCCTCGGCGCCGACGGCACCGTGGGCGCCAACAAGCAGGCCATCAAGATCATCGGCGACAACACCGATCTCTACGCCCAGGCCTACTTTGCTTACGACTCCAAGAAGTCCGGCGGTTTCACCGTTTCGCACCTGCGTTTCGGCAAGGAGCCCATCACTTCTTCCTACCTGATCACCAAGGCCGACTACGTCGCCTGCCACAAGGCCGCCTACGTGACCCAGTACGACATCCTTGAAGGCATCAAGGACGGCGGCACTTTTGTGCTGAACTCCAACTGGTCGCTGGCCGACATGGAAAAGCACCTGCCCGCCTCCATGAAGCGCGTGATCGCCCGCAAAAAGCTGAAGTTCTACAACGTGGACGCCGTCAAGGTCGCCCAGGAAGTGGGCCTCGGCGGCCGCATCAACATGATCATGCAGACCGCCTTCTTCAAGCTGGCCAACGTGCTTGACTTCGAAAAGGCCGTGAACCTGCTTAAGGAATCCATCAAAAAAACCTACGGCAGCAAGGGCGACAAGATCGTCAACATGAACATCGCCGCCGTGGACAAGGGCATGGACGCTCTGGAAGAAGTGAAATACCCCGCTTCCTGGGCCAAAGCCACCGAAGGCGCCGCCGCCTGCCACTGCGACGAGGATGAATACATCAGCGCCGTTGTGCGTCCCATTCTGGCCCAGCAGGGCGACAAGCTGCCCGTGTCCGCCATGGATCCGGCTGGCTTCATGCCCCTTGGCACCGCCGCCTGCGAAAAGCGCGGCTGCGCCATCGACGTGCCCGAATGGCAGGTCGAAAACTGCATCCAGTGCTGCCAGTGCTCGTTTGTGTGCCCCCACGCCGCCATTCGCCCGGTGCTTGCCACTGAAGAAGAACTGGCTGGCGCTCCCGCCTCCTTTGCCACCAAGGACGCCATCGGCAAGGAACTCAAGGGCATGAAGTTCCGCATCCAGGTGTACGCTGAAGACTGCCTGGGCTGCGGCTCGTGCGCCGACGTGTGCCCCGCCAAGGTCAAGGCTCTGGTCATGAAGCCCCTGGAAACCCAGCTGGCTGCCCAGAAGGAAAACCTCGAGTTTGCCGAAGCCAACATCACTCTCAAGGACCAGCTCATGTCGCGCGACACCGTCAAGGGTTCGCAGCTGCAGCAGCCCCTGCACGAGTTCTCCGGCGCCTGCGCCGGTTGCGGCGAAACGCCTTACGTCAAGGTGCTCACCCAGATGTTCGGCGAACGCATGCTGGTTGCCAACGCCACCGGCTGCTCGTCCATCTGGGGCGCTTCCTCGCCCACCACGCCTTATTGCACCAACAAGGACGGCTTTGGCCCGGCATGGGGCAACTCGCTGTTTGAAGACGCCGCCGAATACGGCTGCGGCATGGGCATTGCCTATCAGCAGCGCCGCGCGCTTCTGTCCATGAAGGTTGAAGAAGCCTTGAAGGACGAAGCCGCTTCTCCCGAGCTGAAAGAAGCCCTCAAGGGCTGGCTGGACAACAAGGAAGACGCCGACGGCTCCCGCAAGTACGGCGAAATGATCATGGACAACCTGGAAGGCTTTGACAGCCCCCTGGCCCATGAACTGTGGCACATGGACGACCTCTTCACCAAGAAGAGCGTGTGGATCTTCGGCGGCGACGGCTGGGGCTACGACATCGGTTACGGCGGCCTTGACCACGTCCTCGCCAGCGGCGACGACATCAACGTGCTGCTGATGGATACCGAAGTGTACTCCAACACCGGCGGTCAGTCCTCCAAGGCCACCCCGCTTGGCGCAGTGGCCCAGTTTGCCGCCGCTGGCAAGCGCACCGGCAAAAAGGATCTTGGCCGCATGGCCATGACCTACGGCTACGTGTACGTTGCCTCCGTGTCCATGGGCGCGGACAAGCAGCAGGTGCTCAAGGCCTTCCGCGAAGCTGAAGCCTACAAGGGACCCTCGCTCATCATCGCTTACGCGCCCTGCATCAACCAGGGTCTGCGCAAGGGCATGGGCAAGAGCCAGGAAGAAGCCAAGATGGCCGTGCTTTCCGGTTACTGGCCCCTGTACCGCTACAATCCCGAACTGGCCAAGGAAAAGAAAAATCCCTTCCAGCTCGACAGCAAGGCTCCTTCGGCCAACATCCAGGAATTCCTGGGCGGCGAAACCCGCTTCGCCTCTCTGGAAAAGATGAACCCCGAAGCCTCCAAAAAACTGCGCGCGGAACTGGCCGATGCCTACGCCGAGCGCTACGCCATGCTCAAGCAGATGGCTAATCTGCCTTACCCCGACGCCAGCGCCGAATAG
- a CDS encoding tRNA dihydrouridine synthase — translation MTKVFQLPTCPSNPASLPFGPEHPWLAPLAGYSDLPFRLLCREYGAAVCVTEMVSAKGLVYESPGTNELLMTLPEDQPLVVQLFGAEAAFLGRAVELLRQSGFGWFDLNMGCSVSKVLRQSAGAAMLGDTDNVLAVARAMLAAAGPGRVGFKLRLGIDDARPVLPDLALRLEDAGAGWLTLHPRTARQGFGGTAQWDAIAGLARRLSIPLLASGDLFCAADGVACLKSTGATGVMYARGAMHNPAIFADHAALLACSAPVPADAPQLRAMISRHLQLARAHCPGKAALWKMRSVVPRYVRTLPGARALRQELCRCSDWEELDRLLDIFLGGQTQQNA, via the coding sequence GTGACCAAGGTTTTTCAGCTTCCGACCTGTCCCTCAAACCCCGCTTCACTGCCCTTCGGGCCGGAGCATCCCTGGCTGGCCCCCCTTGCCGGATACAGCGACCTGCCCTTCCGGCTGCTCTGCCGCGAATACGGGGCAGCCGTATGCGTTACCGAGATGGTCAGCGCCAAGGGCCTTGTGTACGAAAGCCCCGGCACCAATGAACTGCTCATGACCCTGCCCGAAGACCAACCGCTTGTGGTGCAGCTGTTTGGCGCCGAGGCTGCGTTCTTGGGACGCGCGGTGGAACTGCTGCGGCAGTCTGGTTTTGGCTGGTTTGACCTCAACATGGGCTGCTCTGTTTCAAAGGTGCTGCGTCAAAGCGCGGGCGCGGCCATGCTGGGCGACACCGACAACGTGCTCGCCGTGGCCCGCGCCATGCTGGCTGCCGCAGGCCCTGGACGCGTGGGCTTTAAACTGCGTCTGGGGATCGACGACGCCCGCCCGGTGCTGCCCGACCTTGCCCTGCGCCTTGAAGACGCGGGCGCGGGCTGGCTGACTCTGCACCCGCGCACCGCCCGTCAGGGTTTTGGCGGCACCGCGCAGTGGGATGCCATTGCCGGCCTTGCCCGGCGGCTCAGCATTCCCCTGCTGGCCAGCGGCGATCTTTTTTGCGCCGCCGATGGTGTGGCCTGCCTTAAAAGCACCGGCGCCACGGGCGTCATGTACGCGCGCGGCGCCATGCACAACCCCGCCATATTTGCCGACCACGCGGCCTTGCTGGCTTGCAGCGCCCCGGTGCCGGCCGACGCCCCGCAGCTCAGGGCCATGATCTCGCGACATTTGCAGCTTGCCCGCGCCCATTGCCCCGGCAAGGCCGCCCTGTGGAAGATGCGCTCGGTGGTTCCGCGCTACGTGCGCACCCTGCCTGGCGCGCGGGCCTTGCGTCAGGAGCTTTGCCGCTGTAGTGATTGGGAAGAGCTTGACAGGCTGCTGGATATTTTTTTGGGCGGCCAGACGCAACAAAACGCATAA
- the ispH gene encoding 4-hydroxy-3-methylbut-2-enyl diphosphate reductase has product MDVYRAKTAGFCMGVSLALQKLNTALERKGTNAEANRICTLGPIIHNPQVLAEYESRGVVCVNDATLLAQKDVAVIRAHGITRQVEEQVKNSGADIVDATCPKVKKAQLSIGRATASGATLLLFGEADHPEVRGLVSYACGPAHVFGSAAELASLHLAENQPYVLASQTTQDRKIFEEIVADLRRRFADLVVLSTICDATRERQEEARNIASSVDVMVIIGGRQSGNTRRLADVAALNGIDTFLVERVEELAAENFLQKNRAGLTAGASTPKSLIDAAHLWLQSL; this is encoded by the coding sequence ATGGACGTCTACCGCGCCAAAACAGCGGGCTTTTGCATGGGTGTAAGCCTGGCGCTGCAAAAACTGAATACGGCCCTTGAGCGCAAGGGAACAAATGCCGAGGCGAATCGCATCTGCACCCTTGGCCCCATCATCCATAACCCGCAGGTGCTGGCCGAATACGAATCGCGCGGGGTCGTCTGCGTCAACGACGCCACCCTGCTGGCGCAGAAAGATGTGGCCGTTATCCGCGCGCACGGCATTACGCGCCAGGTTGAGGAGCAGGTGAAGAACAGCGGCGCGGACATTGTGGACGCCACCTGCCCCAAGGTCAAAAAAGCCCAGCTTTCCATTGGCAGGGCCACAGCGTCCGGCGCAACCCTGCTGCTCTTTGGCGAGGCCGATCATCCGGAGGTGCGGGGCCTTGTTTCTTACGCATGCGGCCCGGCGCACGTTTTTGGCAGCGCCGCCGAGCTGGCCTCGCTGCACCTTGCAGAAAACCAGCCCTACGTGCTGGCCTCGCAAACCACGCAGGACCGCAAGATCTTTGAAGAGATCGTAGCGGATCTGCGTAGGCGCTTTGCTGATCTTGTGGTGCTTTCCACCATTTGCGACGCTACCCGCGAGCGGCAGGAGGAGGCGCGCAACATTGCTTCTTCTGTGGATGTCATGGTAATCATAGGCGGAAGACAAAGCGGCAATACCCGCAGGCTGGCCGATGTGGCGGCCCTGAACGGCATTGACACCTTTCTTGTGGAACGTGTTGAAGAACTTGCCGCAGAAAATTTTTTGCAAAAAAATCGTGCAGGTCTAACGGCTGGCGCATCTACGCCGAAAAGTCTTATTGACGCCGCCCATCTGTGGTTGCAGTCGCTTTAA
- a CDS encoding chemotaxis protein, translating to MAQTNILLEAGTNELEVVEFYLEEFTPPSEDAPQLDENGEPVPTRPYRGYYGVNVAKVLEIIRMPKVTSLPEVQHPSVLGAFNLRSRIIPLVDLAMWLGKTHPENEEQPKTIVTEFNNVTTAFMVSGVNRIHRISWEQVEPPNKYVAAVSNNTVIGVVKLEDRIIFLLDLEKVVANLNPKLGLRLDDLGEDWTNEGYRALVADDSALIREMQRDLLEKAGFTVEVVSNGRAAWERLLDFKKSAEESNRPITDYVHVVVSDIEMPVMDGLNLTLRIKEDSLLKKLPVLLFSSLITDKLRHKGVSVGADDQISKPEVTQLAHRAMALIKARAQEQA from the coding sequence ATGGCCCAGACCAATATTCTGCTGGAAGCCGGCACCAATGAGCTGGAAGTGGTTGAATTCTATCTTGAAGAATTCACCCCTCCCTCTGAAGACGCGCCCCAGCTGGACGAAAACGGCGAACCCGTTCCGACCAGACCCTATCGTGGCTACTATGGTGTAAACGTAGCCAAAGTGCTTGAAATCATTCGCATGCCCAAGGTTACGTCGCTGCCCGAAGTGCAGCACCCCAGCGTGCTGGGTGCGTTTAACCTGCGCTCGCGCATCATTCCACTGGTGGACCTGGCCATGTGGCTGGGCAAAACCCACCCGGAAAACGAAGAACAGCCCAAGACCATTGTGACGGAGTTCAACAACGTCACCACGGCCTTTATGGTTTCAGGCGTCAACCGCATCCACCGCATCAGCTGGGAACAGGTGGAGCCGCCGAACAAATACGTGGCCGCTGTTTCCAACAATACGGTCATCGGCGTGGTCAAGCTTGAAGACCGCATTATCTTTCTGCTCGACCTCGAAAAGGTAGTTGCCAACCTCAACCCCAAACTGGGGCTCAGGCTCGACGACCTTGGCGAAGACTGGACCAACGAAGGCTACCGCGCCCTGGTGGCCGACGACTCGGCCCTGATACGCGAAATGCAGCGCGACCTGCTTGAAAAGGCGGGCTTTACCGTTGAGGTGGTTTCCAATGGCCGCGCGGCCTGGGAACGGCTGCTGGACTTCAAGAAAAGCGCAGAAGAAAGCAACCGCCCCATCACCGATTATGTGCATGTGGTTGTTTCAGACATCGAAATGCCGGTCATGGACGGGCTTAATCTTACCCTGCGCATCAAGGAAGATTCCCTGCTCAAAAAACTGCCGGTGCTGCTCTTTTCTTCGCTCATTACTGACAAGCTGCGTCACAAGGGCGTCAGCGTGGGCGCGGACGACCAGATTTCCAAGCCCGAGGTTACCCAGTTGGCCCACAGGGCCATGGCCCTCATCAAGGCCAGAGCGCAGGAGCAGGCCTAA